In the Kwoniella pini CBS 10737 chromosome 7, complete sequence genome, one interval contains:
- a CDS encoding signal recognition particle protein SRP54 has translation MVLADLGNRLHGALNQLSRASVVDDRVIDALLKELCAALLEADVNVKLVSQLRTKVKAKVKKSLEEAEKAGGREANKKNVVQKAVFDELVSLVDPGVEPYKPVKGKTNVLMAVGIQGAGKTTTCTKLAVHYSRRGMKTGLVCADTFRAGAFDQLKQNATKAKIPFYGSYTETDPVAIASLGVEKFRKERFDVIIVDTSGRHKQESELFEEMVAISQAVSPDMTIMVLDASIGQAAEGQSRAFKDSADFGAIIVTKLDGHAKGGGAISAVAATKTPIIFLGTGEHLHDLERFAPQPFVSKLLGQGDMQGLVEHMQDIARSNPDKQKDLAKKLEQGKFTIRDWKDQLSNIMSMGSLSKIASMIPGMPANMMGEGGEEEAGAKLKRMIYITDAMRQDELDSDGLIFVSFDKAGNPIGLNRRAKRVARGSGTSVREVEELLAQARMMAGMAKQAGGANGWMSAMQKMQAAAGGKPLGPNGQPSPAQIEAMRKAMPPELMRKIRAAGPQGAQKMMQDMMGGMGGGGGPGGAGGMDMGAMMRNMMGGGGGGGGGMPDMSQMGEMMKNMGMGGGGGGGGMPDMSQLMKMMGRG, from the exons ATGGTCTTGGCAGACTTAGGAAACAGGCTGCATGGAGCTTTGAACCAATTGTCGAGAGCTTCCGTCGTGGATGATCGG GTGATCGACGCTTTGCTGAAGGAACTTTGCGCAGCTTTATTGGAAGCGGATGTGAATGTAAAGTTGGTTTCACAATTACGTACAAAGGTGAAAGCGAAG GTAAAGAAGAGTCTAGaggaagctgaaaaagcaGGAGGCCGAGAAGCGAACAAAAAGAACGTAGTACAGAAG GCTGTATTTGACGAATTAGTATCTTTAGTGGATCCCGGAGTTGAACCATATAAGCCAGTCAAGGGAAAGACCAACGTACTTATGGCAGTGGGTATACAAGGTGCAGGTAAAACTACAACATGTACAAAATTAGCTGTTCACTATTCTAGAAGAGGTATGAAGACTGGTTTAGTTTGCGCGGATACTTTCCGAGCGGGTgcttttgatcaattgaaacA AAATGCGACAAAGGCCAAAATACCGTTCTATGGAAGTTATACAGAAACGGATCCTGTAGCAATCGCTTCATTGGGTGTGGAGAAATTCAGGAAAG AACGGTTCGATGTCATTATAGTTGATACTTCTGGACGACATAAGCAAGAATCGGAATTGTTTGAAGAAATGGTAGCTATCTCTCAAGCTGTATCACCTGATATGACAATTATGGTATTAGACGCATCGATAGGTCAAGCTGCAGAAGGACAATCTAGAGCATTTAAGGATAGTGCGGATTTCGGAGCGATTATTGTGACTAAGCTGGATGGTCATGCGAAAGGTGGTGGTGCTATATCTGC CGTCGCCGCTACCAAGACACCAATCATATTCTTAGGTACAGGAGAACATTTACATGATCTGGAAAGATTCGCACCTCAACCTTTCGTTTCAAAATTGTTGGGACAAGGAGATATGCAAGGATTAGTGGAACACAT GCAAGATATCGCCCGATCGAATCCAGATAAGCAAAAAGATTTAGCCAAAAAATTAGAGCAAGGTAAATTTACGATAAGAGATTGGAAGGACCAATTATCGAATATCATGTCGATGGGATCTTTGAGTAAGATAGCAAGTATGATACCTGGTATGCCGGCAAATATGATGGGTGAAGGcggtgaagaagaggcAGGAGCGAAACTGAAGAGAATGATATATATTACGGATGCTATGAGGCAGGATGAGCTGGATAGTGATGGATTGATTTTT GTGAGCTTCGACAAAGCAGGAAATCCGATAGGCCTGAATCGACGTGCTAAGCGAGTAGCTCGAGGAAGTGGGACCTCCGTGCGCGAGGTTGAAGAATTACTAGCACAGGCAAGAATGATGGCTGGAATGGCTAAGCAAGCTGGAGGTGCGAATGGCTGGATGTCAGCTATGCAAAAGATGCAAGCTGCTGCTGGAGGAAAACCGCTGGGACCTAATGGTCAACCGTCACCTGCTCAAATTGAGGCTATGCGG AAAGCGATGCCGCCCGAGCTCATGCGTAAGATACGTGCGGCCGGTCCTCAAGGCGCTCAAAAAATGATGCAAGATATGATGGGCGGGATGGGAGGAGGAGGCGGACCAGGTGGTGCCGGTGGAATGGATATGGGCGCAATGATGAGGAACATGATGGGTGGcggtggtggaggaggagggGGTATGCCTGATATGTCTCAAATGGgagaaatgatgaagaacatGGGTATGGGCGGAGGCGGCGGCGGCGGCGGCATGCCCG ATATGAGccaattgatgaagatgatgggACGAGggtaa